One part of the Tachysurus fulvidraco isolate hzauxx_2018 chromosome 23, HZAU_PFXX_2.0, whole genome shotgun sequence genome encodes these proteins:
- the cfap126 gene encoding protein Flattop: protein MSSSFSANQYDNAFKSNKLQNWTVPKRYKNEPSPAEGDTIFIATDRGHLLPNVKRGCPWTSFQGTWDLPKHIPLVHINPTARSQEGQQRLRAWGHVQSPVPSPTGKLNVTNENRRTPQCEGTSDDHEYMEISKSTHAPDRPEPERPPSQTSRAQTRPTTQQSQVQSRPATQQSHVVSRPASTQSQAKSRPLTQTSNQDQ, encoded by the exons ATGTCGTCAAGTTTCTCCGCAAACCAG tacgACAACGCTTTCAAGTCGAATAAACTCCAGAACTGGACGGTACCAAAACGTTACAAAAAT gaGCCGTCGCCAGCAGAGGGCGACACTATATTTATAGCCACAGACAGAGGACACCTGCTTCCTAATGTGAAG CGTGGCTGTCCCTGGACCTCATTCCAGGGAACCTGGGACTTACCAAAGCATATCCCATTAGTTCACATTAACCCTACAGCACGCTCACAGGAGGGCCAGCAGCGCCTCAGGGCATGGGGGCATGTGCAGAGCCCAGTTCCATCCCCCACTGGCAAACTAAATGTAACCAACGAAAACAGAAGGACACCACAGTGCGAG GGCACTAGTGATGATCATGAGTACATGGAAATTTCTAAGAGCACTCATGCTCCTGATAGACCTGAACCAGAAAGGCCCCCATCGCAGACCAGTCGAGCTCAAACTAGACCTACAACTCAGCAAAGTCAAGTtcagtctagaccagcaactcAGCAAAGCCATGTCGTGTCTCGACCAGCCTCTACACAAAGCCAGGCCAAGTCCAGACCACTGACACAGACCAGCAATCAAGATCAGTAG
- the b4galt3 gene encoding beta-1,4-galactosyltransferase 3 has product MLCCGRALDSPCTLALLVGFQFAFVLYFSLGGFRGLVSVLVHSSEPEFDYSRPHDVYTNLSQLSALLPPHPSGAEQQHRGCLLPSPLLVGPVFVHLSSPLSLEEIKEKNPLVTPGGHYRPPDCEPRHHTAIVVPYRNRQSHLRTLLYHLHPFLQRQQIHYGIYIVHQSGNSTFNRAKLLNVGVREALKEEDWGCIFLHDVDLLPENDHNTYTCHTQYPTHLSVAMDKFRYRLPYPQYFGGVSAVTPDQYLKMNGFPNQYWGWGGEDDDIAARVRLSGMKIVRPPVAVGHYKMIKHKGDKGNEQNPRRFDLLKHTRLNWRSDGLNSLNYELLSKELEPLYTNLSVNIGEDPHPPPKKSALPKPVSYPAEISKDKDDDKETLGMQSTQDTKLEEGHLKVTNRSSDFGQEAAVKQEIV; this is encoded by the exons ATGCTGTGCTGTGGCAGAGCTCTAGACTCTCCCTGTACTCTAGCTCTGCTGGTGGGTTTCCAGTTTGCATTTGTGCTATATTTCTCTTTGGGAGGCTTCCGTGGCCTTGTCTCTGTGCTGGTGCACTCTTCAGAACCTGAGTTTGACTACTCTCGACCGCATGACGTTTACACAAACCTTAGCCAGCTCAGTGCCCTGCTGCCCCCTCACCCTAGTGGAGCTGAGCAGCAGCATAGAGGCTGTTTGCTACCATCACCACTGCTTG TGGGTCCTGTGTTTGTGCACCTGTCCTCCCCTCTTTCCCTGGAGGAGATAAAAGAGAAGAACCCTCTGGTGACCCCAGGAGGCCATTACCGTCCCCCGGACTGTGAACCGAGGCACCACACAGCTATTGTGGTCCCCTACCGGAACCGGCAGAGCCACCTGCGAACTCTCCTCTACCATCTGCACCCCTTCCTGCAGCGGCAGCAGATACACTATGGCATCTACATCGTACACCAG tcAGGAAATTCAACATTTAATCGTGCAAAACTGCTGAACGTGGGAGTGCGGGAAGCTCTGAAGGAGGAGGACTGGGGTTGCATCTTCCTCCATGATGTGGACCTGCTTCCAGAAAATGACCACAACACCTACACTTGCCATACACAGTACCCCACTCACCTCTCTGTGGCTATGGACAAGTTCAGATACAG GCTTCCATATCCTCAGTACTTTGGTGGAGTTTCTGCAGTCACTCCAGACCAGTACCTCAAGATGAATGGCTTCCCAAACCAGTACTGGGGCTGGGGAGGAGAGGATGATGACATTGCTGCTCG AGTTCGTCTATCTGGGATGAAGATAGTGCGCCCTCCTGTGGCTGTGGGTCATTATAAGATGATTAAGCATAAGGGGGACAAGGGTAATGAGCAGAACCCCAGAAG GTTTGACTTGTTGAAGCACACCAGGTTAAATTGGAGATCAGATGGACTCAACTCGCTCAATTATGAGCTTCTGTCCAAAGAGTTAGAGCCGCTGTACACCAATCTGAGTGTCAATATTGGTGAAGACCCTCACCCTCCTCCCAAAAAATCTGCACTTCCTAAACCTGTTTCTTATCCTGCAGAAATATCCAAAGACAAAGATGATGACAAGGAAACACTAGGAATGCAGTCCACTCAAGATACCAAATTAGAAGAGGGTCACTTAAAAGTAACCAATAGGAGTTCAGACTTTGGTCAAGAAGCTGCTGTGAAACAGGAAATTGTTTGA